The following proteins come from a genomic window of Planctomycetota bacterium:
- the dauA gene encoding C4-dicarboxylic acid transporter DauA has translation MIAYVPIRSGRESRLTMARQTNSALGFDITFRPCVALQGAMRRGYRAADLRSDILAGMAVGTIAVPLSIALAIAAGVPPQHGLYTAIVAGGLIALLGGSRVQVSGPTAAFVVILAPISAKYGTGGLMIATAMAGVILMVMGLLRFGRLIQFIPHPVTTGFTAGIAVVIGTLQIKDFLGLDIPGRPEHYMDHLRAIGAHLSTIRWPDLGIGMLTLLVLIFWKRVTHKVPAPLAALTIGTIAAWIMSRMIEGFSVPTIGSTFTWREHGQTGPGMPPIPPLFTLPWHQPGPDGQPIALSWDLIHTLAPASFTIAMLGAIASLLSAVVADGLTGDEHDPDAELFAQGAGNLVAPFFGGIAATGAIARTTANVRYGARSPIAAIVHALTLLACMVLLAPLLNRLPLASLAALLLIVSWNMADLKHFKYALRVAPLSDRVVLLICLLLTVFVNMVAAVSVGIVLAALLFMRRMAEVADARLFSERHDAMNIALPPGVIVYEIGGPLFFGAAQKAMAALRSLGNGVRVVILDMREVPVMDATGLVNLESALDRLQAMNIRVVLAGVQSQPLHLLAKSHLRRDRAMVTVCGTFDAAMDVARWHAAEEPAAPSVTSSPAQTAH, from the coding sequence GGGACGATCGCGGTGCCGTTGTCGATCGCGCTGGCGATCGCCGCGGGCGTGCCGCCGCAGCATGGGCTTTACACCGCCATCGTCGCCGGGGGATTGATCGCGCTGTTGGGCGGGTCACGCGTGCAGGTCAGCGGGCCCACCGCCGCCTTCGTCGTCATCCTCGCGCCGATCAGCGCCAAATACGGCACCGGCGGACTGATGATCGCCACGGCGATGGCCGGCGTCATCCTCATGGTCATGGGCCTGCTCCGCTTCGGCCGGCTCATCCAATTCATCCCTCATCCCGTCACGACCGGCTTCACCGCCGGAATCGCCGTCGTCATCGGCACGCTTCAGATCAAGGACTTTCTGGGCCTGGACATCCCCGGTCGGCCCGAACACTACATGGATCACCTGCGCGCGATCGGCGCCCATCTGTCGACGATCCGTTGGCCCGATCTGGGCATCGGCATGCTGACGCTGCTGGTGCTCATCTTCTGGAAGCGCGTGACGCATAAAGTCCCCGCGCCGCTGGCGGCGCTGACGATCGGGACGATCGCCGCGTGGATCATGAGCCGGATGATCGAGGGGTTCTCCGTGCCGACGATCGGCTCGACGTTCACCTGGCGGGAGCACGGCCAGACCGGGCCCGGCATGCCGCCGATCCCCCCGCTGTTCACTTTGCCCTGGCATCAGCCCGGACCCGACGGACAGCCGATCGCGCTGTCGTGGGATCTGATTCATACGCTCGCGCCCGCCTCGTTCACGATCGCCATGCTCGGCGCGATCGCCTCGCTGCTCTCGGCGGTCGTCGCCGACGGACTGACCGGCGACGAGCACGACCCGGATGCGGAGCTGTTCGCGCAGGGGGCGGGCAATCTCGTCGCCCCGTTCTTCGGCGGAATCGCCGCCACCGGCGCCATCGCCCGCACCACCGCCAATGTCCGCTACGGGGCCCGCTCGCCCATCGCCGCGATCGTGCATGCGCTGACGCTGCTGGCGTGCATGGTGCTGCTGGCGCCGCTGCTCAACCGGCTGCCGTTGGCCTCGCTGGCGGCGCTGCTGCTGATCGTGTCGTGGAACATGGCCGACCTCAAGCATTTCAAGTACGCCCTGCGCGTCGCGCCGCTGAGCGATCGCGTCGTGCTTTTGATCTGCCTGTTGCTGACGGTGTTCGTGAACATGGTGGCGGCGGTGAGCGTGGGCATCGTGCTGGCGGCTCTTTTGTTCATGCGGCGCATGGCTGAAGTCGCCGACGCCCGGCTGTTTTCCGAGCGGCATGACGCCATGAACATCGCCCTGCCGCCGGGCGTGATCGTCTACGAAATCGGCGGACCGCTGTTCTTCGGAGCCGCGCAAAAGGCGATGGCCGCCCTGCGATCGCTCGGCAACGGCGTCCGCGTCGTCATCCTCGACATGCGCGAAGTGCCCGTCATGGACGCCACCGGCCTCGTCAATCTCGAATCCGCGCTCGATCGCCTGCAAGCCATGAACATCCGCGTCGTGCTCGCCGGCGTGCAGAGTCAGCCGCTGCACCTGTTGGCCAAGTCCCATCTGCGGCGCGACCGCGCGATGGTCACCGTCTGCGGAACTTTCGACGCCGCCATGGACGTCGCCCGATGGCACGCCGCCGAAGAGCCCGCCGCGCCTTCCGTCACTTCCTCACCGGCTCAAACCGCACACTGA
- a CDS encoding DUF4962 domain-containing protein, which translates to MRARSWTDVIHPHPTLPLEGGGLYCPMIQRTLLPALFVFSFALCVFAAEPPEAQHILATLKPRHPRLLIDMAGFDALRERVKTDDRLKAWVHDVIDDADQLLGAKPVYYHLPDGKRLLSVSRAVVERSYELAFAYRMTGEKKYADRLWTEMRTVCAFDDWHPPHFLDTAEMTHGVAIAYDWLYDVWTPEQRKTMREAIARMGLTPALKYYREHTWWANVEHNWNQVCNGGETVGALAIGDEEPALAGEILAAAVRSVPKAMASYEPDGAWGEGPSYWGYATSYNTLMVAALDSALGTDFDLSEEHGYTLTALFPMYMTGPTGLTFNYSDAHPTMRTSPCLLWLAHRYDEPAAAWWGIHRMSPTVQSILWYRGDGQSPDALHLPLDRYWRGSEVVSFRTSWTDPQAMYFAMQAGSNRVNHNHLDLGSFVLDALGERWAMDLGSDNYNMPDYFGSKRYTYYRLRAEAHNTLVMNPDEGPDQNPRATAKIAAFSTNDDLGRAVADLTPAYDEAAKSVTRTVVFDRKSNQITLDDAIDPKAKTDLWWFVTTEATVELTDGDRTALLHRNDQTMRVTLIEPADAKFEVRSAEPLPTSPNPSMQATNDEARKLTIHTSIDKLTKISVRFEPVRK; encoded by the coding sequence ATGCGAGCGCGATCTTGGACGGATGTGATTCACCCCCACCCAACCCTCCCCCTCGAAGGGGGAGGGCTATACTGCCCGATGATTCAACGCACCCTCCTCCCGGCGTTATTCGTGTTTTCGTTTGCTCTTTGCGTGTTCGCCGCCGAGCCGCCGGAGGCGCAGCACATTCTTGCGACGCTCAAGCCGCGGCATCCGCGGCTGCTCATCGACATGGCCGGTTTCGACGCGCTGCGCGAGCGGGTGAAAACGGATGATCGGCTCAAGGCGTGGGTCCATGACGTCATCGACGATGCGGATCAACTCCTCGGCGCCAAGCCCGTCTACTACCATCTGCCCGACGGCAAGCGCCTGCTGTCCGTGTCGCGCGCGGTCGTGGAGCGCAGCTACGAGCTGGCGTTCGCGTATCGCATGACCGGCGAGAAGAAATATGCGGATCGGTTGTGGACGGAGATGAGGACGGTCTGCGCGTTTGATGACTGGCATCCGCCGCATTTTCTGGACACGGCGGAGATGACGCACGGGGTCGCCATCGCGTACGACTGGCTGTACGACGTCTGGACGCCGGAGCAGCGAAAGACGATGCGCGAGGCGATCGCGCGCATGGGGCTCACGCCCGCGCTCAAGTATTACCGGGAGCATACGTGGTGGGCGAACGTCGAGCACAACTGGAACCAGGTGTGCAACGGAGGCGAGACGGTCGGCGCATTGGCGATCGGCGACGAGGAGCCGGCGCTGGCGGGGGAGATTCTCGCCGCGGCGGTGCGGAGCGTGCCCAAGGCGATGGCGAGCTACGAACCCGACGGCGCGTGGGGCGAAGGGCCCAGTTACTGGGGCTACGCCACCAGCTACAACACGCTGATGGTTGCCGCGCTCGACTCGGCGCTGGGCACGGATTTCGATCTTTCGGAGGAGCACGGGTACACGCTCACCGCGTTGTTCCCGATGTACATGACCGGGCCGACGGGGTTGACGTTCAATTACTCGGATGCGCATCCGACGATGCGGACCAGTCCGTGTCTGTTGTGGCTGGCGCATCGTTACGACGAGCCGGCGGCGGCATGGTGGGGGATTCACCGCATGTCGCCGACGGTGCAGAGCATTCTCTGGTACCGGGGCGACGGCCAGAGCCCCGATGCGCTGCACCTGCCGCTCGATCGGTATTGGCGCGGGTCGGAAGTGGTGAGCTTCCGCACGAGCTGGACCGATCCGCAGGCGATGTACTTCGCCATGCAGGCCGGTTCCAATCGCGTCAATCACAATCATCTGGACCTCGGCTCGTTCGTGCTCGATGCGCTGGGCGAGCGGTGGGCGATGGACCTGGGGTCCGACAACTACAACATGCCCGATTACTTCGGGTCCAAGCGCTACACGTACTACCGACTCCGCGCCGAAGCGCACAACACGCTGGTGATGAACCCGGACGAGGGGCCGGATCAGAACCCGCGGGCGACCGCGAAAATCGCGGCGTTTTCGACGAATGACGACCTGGGCCGGGCCGTCGCCGACCTGACGCCGGCGTACGACGAAGCGGCGAAATCCGTGACGCGCACGGTCGTGTTCGACCGCAAGAGCAATCAGATCACGCTCGACGACGCGATCGACCCGAAGGCGAAGACGGACCTATGGTGGTTCGTCACGACGGAGGCGACGGTCGAACTGACCGACGGGGATCGCACGGCTTTGCTGCATCGCAATGATCAGACGATGCGCGTCACGCTGATCGAACCGGCCGATGCGAAATTCGAAGTGCGCTCCGCGGAGCCGTTGCCGACCTCGCCCAATCCGTCGATGCAGGCGACGAACGACGAAGCGCGGAAGCTGACGATTCACACGAGCATCGACAAGCTGACGAAGATCAGTGTGCGGTTTGAGCCGGTGAGGAAGTGA
- a CDS encoding prepilin-type N-terminal cleavage/methylation domain-containing protein, with the protein MIRPRRQIARRRAFSLMELIVSMSIMTIIMGAVGSAIMIAAKAIPSTSDPADAAIESQRQGSLFTSELSYATRMLTMESHRVSFTVADRDGDGNPEKITYAWSGTAGDPLTRQYNGGTAQTVVSNVKQFDLLYTTRGAAESYPGGPVATSESLLAYWDGSNNLGDEEVKNDKWWVQGMTPTLASGALSWNVTRIYIMGEPGDKSYTTTTVELHATDASGYPTSTIYDTVQMPTSTMADGKLWREVDFTSALLLPIGQKVALVLANPSSDRSMKMGYYKATPSSTVTPYAKSSNLGGSWFAQTDRAMRFYLFGTSMVPGPTQTVTRTYATAVSFTLVSGVNSTRIDSAVALLNTPQIVSAMWDLDFSYKPTAIDLDANGAGDWVRSDGGAFNAGSLASGVWYADSTLNTYPSNDLTQITTIDVRYRNTSIGGSGAVVAVNGDFSGSNGVALTAALAKQSNNTQTFTLNFKYSSTTTRTLVSIPGLPTDFVHLRLILDPAKNSVNVKLNDTDFGTYGYSTCGLGSVNHGVSLYASGSSAEFDAARIIVGGS; encoded by the coding sequence ATGATCCGCCCTCGCCGACAGATCGCGCGCCGCCGGGCGTTTTCGCTCATGGAATTGATCGTCAGCATGTCGATCATGACGATCATCATGGGGGCCGTCGGGTCGGCGATCATGATCGCCGCCAAGGCGATTCCGTCGACGAGCGATCCGGCCGACGCCGCCATCGAGTCGCAGCGGCAGGGCAGTCTGTTCACCAGCGAACTGTCCTACGCCACGCGCATGCTGACGATGGAGTCGCACCGCGTGAGCTTCACCGTCGCCGATCGCGACGGCGACGGAAATCCCGAGAAGATCACCTACGCATGGAGCGGCACGGCCGGCGACCCGCTCACGCGACAGTACAACGGCGGGACGGCCCAGACCGTCGTGTCCAACGTCAAACAGTTCGATCTGCTCTACACCACGCGCGGCGCCGCCGAGTCGTACCCCGGCGGACCGGTGGCGACGAGCGAGTCGCTTTTGGCCTACTGGGACGGCAGCAACAATCTGGGCGATGAGGAAGTCAAGAACGACAAGTGGTGGGTGCAGGGCATGACGCCGACGCTCGCCTCCGGCGCGCTGTCGTGGAACGTCACGCGCATCTACATCATGGGCGAACCCGGCGACAAAAGCTACACCACGACGACGGTCGAGCTTCACGCCACCGACGCCAGCGGCTACCCCACCTCGACCATCTACGACACGGTCCAGATGCCCACCAGCACGATGGCGGACGGCAAGCTGTGGCGCGAAGTGGATTTCACCAGCGCCCTGCTCCTGCCGATCGGCCAGAAGGTCGCGCTCGTGCTGGCGAACCCGAGTTCCGACAGGTCCATGAAAATGGGCTACTACAAGGCGACGCCGTCCAGCACGGTCACGCCCTACGCCAAGAGCTCGAACCTCGGCGGGTCGTGGTTCGCGCAGACCGATCGCGCGATGCGCTTCTATCTTTTCGGCACGAGCATGGTGCCCGGCCCGACGCAGACCGTCACGCGCACTTACGCCACCGCCGTGAGCTTCACGCTCGTCAGCGGCGTCAACTCGACGCGCATCGACTCCGCCGTCGCGCTCCTCAACACGCCGCAGATCGTCTCGGCGATGTGGGACCTGGACTTCTCCTACAAGCCCACCGCCATCGACCTCGACGCCAACGGCGCCGGCGACTGGGTGCGCAGCGACGGCGGAGCGTTCAACGCCGGCTCCCTCGCCTCCGGCGTCTGGTACGCCGACTCCACCCTCAACACCTATCCGTCCAACGATCTGACGCAGATCACCACGATCGACGTCCGCTACCGCAACACCTCCATCGGCGGCTCCGGCGCCGTCGTCGCCGTCAATGGCGACTTCTCCGGGTCCAACGGCGTGGCGCTCACCGCCGCGCTCGCCAAACAATCCAACAACACCCAGACCTTCACGCTGAACTTCAAATACTCCAGCACCACCACGCGCACCCTTGTCTCCATCCCCGGCCTCCCCACCGACTTCGTCCATCTGCGCCTGATCCTCGACCCCGCCAAAAACTCCGTCAACGTCAAACTCAACGACACCGACTTCGGCACCTACGGATACTCCACCTGCGGACTCGGATCCGTCAACCACGGTGTGAGTCTCTACGCCTCCGGCTCCAGCGCCGAATTCGATGCGGCGCGCATCATCGTGGGAGGTTCATGA
- a CDS encoding prepilin-type N-terminal cleavage/methylation domain-containing protein, which produces MPARHRPSHRTAFSLVELIIVTAIIGVMSAIAVPRYAAAISRYHADALARRIVADIDQARNDAINSSQSRLVYFVPDQWYVIFNVRDLVTNIDAYSIIHTTDEPYGGTIPKASFSGNAYFYFDGYGKPTSGGSVIVTAGATTYTITLDANTGKATYR; this is translated from the coding sequence ATGCCCGCACGCCACCGCCCATCGCACCGCACCGCCTTCTCGCTCGTCGAGCTGATCATCGTCACCGCGATCATCGGCGTCATGAGCGCCATCGCCGTCCCGCGCTACGCCGCCGCCATCTCCCGTTACCACGCCGACGCACTCGCCCGGCGCATCGTCGCCGACATCGATCAGGCGCGCAACGACGCCATCAACTCCAGCCAGTCGCGACTCGTCTATTTCGTCCCCGACCAGTGGTACGTCATCTTCAACGTCCGCGACCTGGTCACCAACATCGACGCCTACTCCATCATCCACACCACCGATGAGCCCTACGGCGGAACGATCCCCAAGGCCTCGTTCAGCGGCAACGCCTATTTCTACTTCGACGGCTACGGCAAACCCACCAGCGGCGGGTCCGTGATCGTCACCGCCGGCGCCACCACGTACACCATCACCCTTGACGCCAACACCGGCAAGGCCACGTACCGATGA
- a CDS encoding prepilin-type N-terminal cleavage/methylation domain-containing protein: protein MKETLAMSRAMNNRMHGFSLVELIIVVVIIAIIGAIAIPRMSRGAAGASDSAMVGDLAILRSAIDLYAAEHTGKFPPAATFADHMTGYSNAAGDAASTSKTSTNIYGPYMRKIPPLPVGSNKNSTVVVDGSSAAVGASAGGWWYDPATGVVKANLPDAEVDDAGKAYNSF from the coding sequence ATGAAGGAGACTCTTGCAATGTCCAGGGCAATGAACAACAGAATGCACGGTTTCAGCTTGGTGGAACTGATCATCGTCGTGGTGATCATCGCCATCATCGGCGCCATCGCGATTCCGCGCATGAGCCGCGGGGCGGCGGGCGCTTCGGACTCGGCGATGGTGGGCGATCTGGCGATCCTGCGCAGCGCGATCGACCTGTACGCCGCGGAGCATACGGGCAAGTTCCCGCCGGCCGCGACGTTCGCCGATCACATGACCGGCTACTCCAACGCCGCCGGTGACGCCGCGAGCACGTCCAAGACCTCGACGAACATCTACGGGCCCTACATGCGGAAGATTCCGCCGCTGCCCGTCGGTTCCAACAAGAACAGCACGGTCGTCGTCGACGGCTCCAGCGCCGCGGTCGGCGCCTCGGCCGGCGGCTGGTGGTACGACCCGGCGACCGGCGTGGTCAAGGCGAACCTGCCTGACGCCGAAGTCGATGACGCCGGCAAGGCCTACAACTCGTTCTGA
- a CDS encoding sigma-70 family RNA polymerase sigma factor, with the protein MPRDPRFISLLTAYQNRLYAYILSLLADPAAAEEVLGQANLVIWEKADQFEPGTDFEAWVMTIARFQVRAWRTRAGRDRLVFSDDVADRIEAAAADLPAALDARMELLHDCFKQLSARQTELVEQRYAQNRTLEQIAHAAGESKSVIAQALYRARLALVRCMRRKLADGGAA; encoded by the coding sequence ATGCCCCGCGACCCCCGATTCATCTCGCTTCTAACTGCTTATCAGAACCGGCTCTACGCCTACATTCTGAGTTTACTCGCCGATCCCGCCGCCGCGGAGGAGGTCTTGGGGCAGGCGAATCTGGTCATCTGGGAAAAAGCCGATCAGTTCGAGCCGGGCACGGACTTTGAAGCGTGGGTCATGACCATCGCGCGTTTCCAGGTCCGCGCCTGGCGCACCCGGGCCGGGCGCGATCGGCTCGTGTTCTCCGACGACGTCGCCGACCGCATTGAAGCCGCCGCCGCCGACCTGCCCGCCGCCCTCGATGCACGCATGGAGCTTCTCCACGACTGCTTCAAGCAGCTTTCCGCCCGGCAGACCGAGCTGGTCGAGCAGCGTTATGCTCAGAACCGCACCCTCGAGCAGATCGCCCACGCCGCCGGTGAATCCAAATCCGTCATCGCGCAGGCGCTCTACCGCGCCCGTCTCGCCCTCGTCCGCTGCATGCGTCGCAAGCTCGCCGACGGAGGCGCCGCATGA